The stretch of DNA GGCGAGCGCGGCCTCGTTCAAGTAGGGCATGAGCAGCCGGTTCACGACAAAGCCGGGGCATTCCCGGACGCGGATCGGCGTCTTCCCAAGCCGCTCGGAAAGCCCGACAACGGCCTGGACGATCTCCGGGGAGGTATCCAGCCCCGGAATCACCTCGACCAGCTTCATGGCGTACACCGGATTAAAAAAATGCATGCCGACGACCTGGTTGGGCCTCCGGGTCACCGTCGCGATCGCCGAGATCGACAAAGAGGATGTGTTCGAGGCCAGGACCGTTCGCGGCGGGCAGGCGGCGTCCAGCGCCGTGAACACTTTTCGCTTCACGTCCGCTTCTTCAAAAACCGCCTCGATGACGATGTCCGCATCGCGGAGTCCGTCGTAATTGGAGGCCCCGACGACCAGGGCTTTTTTCTGCTCCGCCTCGGCGGCCTTCATCCGGCCCTTGTCCACGCGGGCCTGATAAATCTTCCGGATCGTCTCCAGGCCCCGGTTGACGCTGTCCTCCTGAACATCGACGAGGGTCACCGGAATCCCGGCGTGACTGATCACCTGAGCGATCTGCGCGCCCATGGTTCCCGCACCGATCACCGCCGCTTTTTTAATGTTCATGAGAGGCTCCCAACCTGTCGTGGGCACGGCCAGCCGCGCCCATCATTTTCGCTCCAACACCATCGCCGCTCCCATTCCGCCGCCCACGCACATGCTGGCGACGCCCAGCGAGAGTTCGCGCCGTTTCATTTCGCGCAACACCGTCAGGATCAGGCGCGCCCCGGTCATTCCGACCGGATGGCCCAGGGCGATCGCCCCCCCGTTGACGTTGACGATCTCGCGGTTGAGCTTCAAGACCCTTTCGACCGCAAGGTATTGCGCCGCAAACGCCTCGTTGATCTCAAAGAGCTGAATATCCCGAAGGTGCAATCTGGATCTTTTTGCGCCGGCCCTTTCAACCGCCTTGGGGATCGCCATGGCCGGCCCGATGCCCATCCGCTGGGGTTCCACGCCGACGAAGGCGTAGGATCGCACATACCCCAACGGTTCATAGCCCAGTTCACGGGCCTTTTCGGCCGACATGACGAGCAAGGCCGCCGCGCCGTCGTTCAAGGGACAGGCATTGCCGGCCGTGACCGTCCCCCCCTCTTTGAAAATCGGAGGATGCTGAGCCAACTGCGTCTTGTCCAATTCCGGGTCGGGGGCCTCATCGTGGGCGAACACCGGCGGCGCCGTCCGGTTCCGTGAACCGGCACGGGCCGCGGTCACGGGCAGGATCTCGTCCTTGAATCTATCGTCTTGAACGGCCTGAACCGCCCGGCGGTGGCTTTCGAGCGCGTAGGCGTCCTGTTCTTCACGCGTGATCTTAAATTCCTCGGCCAGATTTTCGGCCGTCTGACCCATCACCTGTCCGCAGAAGCCGTCCGTCAGGCCCTCCCAGACGCTGTCGATGAACTCGCCGTGACGGAGCCGCTTTCCCCAGCGCATATTCCGGCTGATATAGGGCGCAAGGCTCATGTTCTCGATTCCGCCCGCGATCTGGACATCGGCATCCCCGCATTGAATATTCTGGAAGGCGTTGACGACGGATTGGAGACCGGAGGAGCAGTTTCGCTGAACGGTATAGGCCGGAATGGGGATGGGAAGGCCCGCCATCAGGCTTACGACCCGGGCCAGATTGGTCGCGTCGCTGTTTTGAAGGACGCAGCCGAAGATCACTTCCTCGATCAAATCGGGGGCGAGCCGTGTCCGATGGAGAAGCCCCTGGACGACCTGGCGTCCGAGCTCCTGGTTCGTCACATCCTTTATTTTTCCGCCGAAATTCCCGATGGGAGTTCGGACTCCGTCCACGATCACGACGTCTTTCACGGGGGGACCTTTTATCCTTTCTTGCAGGGGCTCGCGTCGCCCCCTCCACCGGTCAAGCCGGATGGAGCCTTCCCCTCCCGCTCGCCATGCTCGCTGAGAGGATTCCCGAGGGCAGCGCCCATTTCTATCCGGCCTTTTTCAGCTCTTCTTCAAGGAGAATTCGTCTCAGGACTTTACCCACCATCGTCTTGGGGAGTTCCTTGCGGAATTCGATCCATCTGGGAACCTTGAACTTGGCCAGTTCCTTCCGGCAGTAGTCCAGGATCTCCGGTTCCGTCGCGTGTTCGTGTTCCTTCAGCACGATGTAGGCCTTGATGGCCTCGACGCTGAAGGTGTCCGGGATCCCGACGACCACGGCCTCCTTGACCTTCGGATGGCGGAACAGAACCTCTTCCACCTCCCGGGGATAGACATTCTCGCCCCGGGTCTTGATCATGTCTTTTTTCCGGTCCACGATGTAGAAGTAGCCGTCCTCATCCATTCGGACCATGTCGCCGGTAAAAAGCCATTCGTCGCGCAAGACCTGTTTCGTCTCATCGTCCTTGTTCCAGTACCCTTGCATCACCTGGGGCCCTCGGACGACGAGCTCCCCGATCTCCCCCATCGCCATTTCCCGAAGGCCGGTTTCCTTATCCAGGATCTTGCAATCCGTGTCCGGAAAAGGCAGGCCGATGGAGCCTTTCTTACGGCGGCCGTTGATCGGGGTGCAGTGGGTCACGGGCGAGGCCTCGCTTAATCCGTATCCCTCCACCAGCTTCCCGCCGGTCAATTCCTCGAAGCGTTCCTGGACCTCTACATGAAGGGGTCCCGCGCCGCTGATGCAGATCCGGATCGAGGAAAGGTCGAACTTGTTGATACGAGAGTAATTGTTGATGGCCACGTACATCGCCTGAACGCCCATGAAAATGGTCACCTGGTGCCGGACAATCGTATTGAGGACGTCTTCCGTCTTGAAGCGGGGCAGAAGGACGATGCAGGAGCCGGTCAACAGCCCGAGGTTCATGCAGGTGCTCAGACCGTAAACATGAAAGAAGGGAACCACTCCGAGAAACACTTCCTCCCCGTCCCGGAGCGTGGGCATCCAGTGTCGGCACTGGACCGTGTTGGCGACCAGATTATTGTGGCTGAGCATGACGCCCTTCGGAACGCCCGTGGTTCCTCCGGTGTATTGAAGAAGCGCGGTGTCTTCGGGTTTGACCGGAACGATCGGTTGCACCGCTTCCGACCGTTTAAGAATTTTCCGGAAGTTGTATACCGGGGGTTTCGAGGGGACCCGGACCCGCTGCCCCTCTTTCATCGCCTTGATGGGATAGAACAGCCTGAGCAGCGGCGGAAGAAAATCTCCTGGGCCGGTGAGAATGATCCGTTTAAGAGGGACCCGGTGCTGGATCCGGGATATCCTTTCATAAAACAGATCCAGCGCAATGATCGTCTCGGCCCCGGAATCGTTGAGCTGATGTTCCAGTTCCCGTTCCACATAGAGCGGATTTGTCTGGACCACGACCGCTCCGGCCTTCAAGGCTCCGAAATATGCGATCACGCACTGGGGAACGTTGGGGAGCATGATCGACACCCGGTCCCCCTTCTGCACCCCCAGTTCGATCAGGCCATTCGCGAGCTGGTTGCTTAAGAGGTCGAGTTGTTCGTAGGTGATGGTCCTGCCGTAATAAGACAGCGCGGGACGTTTTGGAAATCGTCGGACGGTTTCGAAGAGAAGCTGCTGAAGCGGAATATTCGGATAATTGATGCTGGCCGGAACACCTTGCTCGTATGACTTGAGCCAGAGTTTCTGCATCCGCTTTCTCCTGGGAAGAACGACGCTTCTGAAATAATCGGATCGATCGTGCCCGATATCAAACATTATACCAAAGTGAGTGATTTGTCAAGAAAACCGGACGGTTTGAGTATTGGTGAAATGAGCACGACGGAAAAGGATTATTGGCGATTGTGATCTTTACCGAAATCGGTTGCAGCTATTTTATTTGATGATGTTAGGCGGGCCAGGCAATGATTTTATCGGTACTTGTCCAGCACTTTTTTATACTCTTCTTCATTAAATGGCATAAATTGAAGGGTAATCAATTGTAGGTTGTTGTTGGGCTTATCAAGTGTCCGTGCCTCTTTAATATCAGAGGGTTTAGATATATATCGAATGAGAATCATCGCAAGTCTGCTTCTGGATTGATCAATATAAGTTCTCCCAAATCGATGGATCACTACCGTCTCATTTTCTGTACGTCCTTCTAAATATCGCGACCAATCAACATCATCTAATACAAATTCTAAAGCATAATAGTGCTTCCAGCCACACCCGGCTAATTGATCATATAGTTGAGAGAAAGCTTTCTTAGAGGGAAATTTATCTTTATATTTGTAATTTATTGTATAACCTATTCTCTCATTATTGATTGTCTCTTCAGGCTTTATTCCAAATAAGTTAATTGCTTTTTCACATGGGCCAACTAATAAGGGTGGCGTTTTAACATTACCTGCCCATACCATACTGGAAATGGGAATTATCATGACGATGCAAAAGACAGGGCCCAAAAGATAGGGTCGAAAGACAGGTTCAGGTATTGAATTATCAATTCCCATGCGGCCAGGCAACACGCGATATAATTAAGAATACAAATAAAGCAATGAAGCACCAAATCGACAACAAATAAAAGAGGCTAATTCTTGTGAACTTCGGATCATTAAGTTTCTTATAATCTCCTTTATGGAGGAACTTCAAGACAGCAATTTGATTTGCAAGGGAATTATTTAGAATAAAACTTGGGCGCCCCAGGGATATCCAGACTTTCTCATGATTATGCTTCAAGTACCAGAGAAATCTCAGAGCGGCATATAACACGACAAATGCGGCAACAAGTACTATTCTGGTAGCGTAAGCGGGACTTAAGAACACGCGGATTTACTCACATTCATAACGGCTAATAAACTACCAATTTGTTTAGCTGATATTTTTATTCAGAACACAAACCACGACAGGTAGATTGTTTCTTGTTTTTACTGTAAGAACTCAAGACATATCCCCAGGTGGCCATATGATTATAGTGATAACATAAAATGCAAAAATCGAAATCATACTCCAAAGGGCGAACAAGAGAGAAAAGCTTATTCTTCTGAACTTTGGATCATCGATATTCTTATACTCTCTTTTATGCAAATAAATTAATATCGCAAATTGGTTTCTCAAGGAAAAATTAAATGGATAACTGGGGCATCCAAGAGATGTCCAGATGTTTTCATGATTTTGTTTGACATACCAAAGAAATCTGAGCAGGAAATAATATACGACTATCGCAGAAGTTCCTAATAGAATTGCGGCGGGAATCGGAAAGAATAACCTATTGAACTCGCGCACGGATAAAGCCTCATTGACATCGATAAAGAATTTTTATCTAAGTATTTAATCCTAATTGTATCATCCACATCTCATACTGCCCAGATTTTCGTGTTTCATTATTGGGTCGTGACATTAAATTCTATTTCAATATCTTCCCCGTTTTCCGGCTCCAGAGGAGCAGATCCAGCTCGTCCATGTCGATGCCGATCCGGTCGGCGAAGGCCCGCATCTTTCGTTCGATCCGGCGATACCGCCTCGGGTTGAGCGGCTTGCGGTTTCGTCGTATTACGCCGAGCTCCGCCAGGCAGTTGAGGATGTGCTTGTCCAGTATGGCATAGCCGCGGTATCCGATGTTTCGCAGGAAATGGCTGGCCTCCTTGAACCCGATTCCTTTGATATCCCGGTTGAAGACGAGAAAATCGCGACGGGCGTCAGGATCCGAAAACGATTGAAGTAGCCGGCCGAGCTTGAAGTCGTGTTCCTTTTTTAAATAGTCGCGGGTATGGACGATGTAAGACGGCCGCTTCCGCTTGTATCGAAAACCATGGCGGAGACGATCCTGAAGCGTCGCCAGATCGGCCTCCAGGACAATGTCCTGGATCGCATCGACCGTCTTCATCCCCATCTCGGCGCTGGAGTTGGCCGCCGCGATGCAGAAGCAGAGCTCTTTGAAGATCGCCGCGTCCCCTTTTTTAAAAATCTGTTGGAATTCGTTTAAACGAGATTGGACCTCCCCCCGTTTCCATCGGTAATCGTCCTTCAATGCTTCAAGAGTCGCGGCCGGAGAAGGTCGCGCAACGGTTTTTTTACGGGTGGGATTCAGTTTGCCTTTGCGGCGTCTTTTGCGCATCGGAAACCAAGATCTTCCAGGGCGATCTTTGGGGGGAAATACAAACGGTAGGTTGCGCGGGCTTCAACGGCCTCGACCTGTTCCAGAACTTTTCCCGAAAAATGTCCAAGACCCGCCCAGGAATTTCCCCGGGCCACGCGATATTTTTCGCCGAAATCATCCGAGACGTAGGTATTGTCCGGATAGGGTTTGTACCAGTCCGCAGTCCATTCCCAGACATTCCCGATCATGTCGTATGCCCCGAAAGGACTTTGCCCCCGCGGATAACTCCCGACGGGGGTCGGCCCGGACTGAAGACCGCCCACGTTTGCCCGTCGGGGGTCAAAAAAATAACCCCAGGGATAAATCCAGCCCTCCGGTCCACGAGCGGCCGCCTCCCATTCCGCCTCGGTCGGAAGGCGCTTGCCGAGCCACCGGCAGTATGCTCCGGCCTCATCCCAATCGACATAGGTCACCGGAAGGCGCTCCTGATCCGGACGGGGCCGTCCGCCCGGCCATTGCGGGAGAACGGGGAAACTCTCGGCCGTCACGAAACGGAAATACTCGCCGTTCGTGACCTCGTAGCGATCGATCAGGAAGGACGAAAGGTGAACGCGATGGGCCGGCGTCGCATCCAGGACCCAGGGCTTGGTAATGCCGGCTTCTTCGGCCTCGGTCTCCAGTTGGACCTCGTCGGTTCCGATCAAATAGAGGCCGTCCGGAACGCGTACCATTTCTTCGGAAGACCGGGACCCGCAAGCGGAAACGAGCATCAAAAAAAAACCGGCAAAGACAAAAGAAACGGTCCCCCGGCGAGATAAACGCATGGGGTGGATGATGCACGAAGCCGAACGAACAAGTCAACAGAAATAAAAAGGCCCCGCGAGCGGGGCCTTTTTGATTACCGGGAATCCATCGACCGGTTATTTTCCGTTAAACGTCCTCTCGTAGGCCTGGACTTTCTTGGCTTCGTCATCGGTCAGAATTCCTGTCTGTACGGCGGGAATCATGGCCGTGCCGGGACTGCCGTTCCGGATGATATAGAGCATTTCTCCATCCGTTACACAGGCATTAAATTTGGGATTGGTGAAATTCCGGGGGGACGGTTCAAGGGCCTTCCCGGCATCGCCGTCGCCCTTTCCGCTAACTCCGTGGCAGGTAAAGCAGGTTCCTTTTCCTTCGAAGATCGTTTTACCCTCGGCAACGGCATCCGCCTTGCCGATATAAGGGTTCTTTTCGGCCTTGACCGCGGCCTCTTGATCCGCAGGCACCCGGTTCTTGCAGGGATCCGCTTCGGTTCCCGCATAGACGACATAAGAACCCGTAATCAAAAGACCCAACAACACCAAACTTGCCAACCCGTACTTCATATTTCCTCCTTGCGTGTAGAGTTTCGTTTGCGAGGTCGCCACCTAACCATTTAGGGGGATGCGCCGCCACCGTGACCGATGGGACGTCTACAGAAACGGCCCGTACTATATAATTTGAGGCGCAATTTGTCAAGATTTTTTTTATCGGTTGGCGCGTCAGAGAGGAAACGTCCTGGATTACGGTTTTCCCGGAACAGGGCGGATAGATCGGGCGAATCCGACGCTTGAAGATGATAGGAGACACAGGTTCCGATAGGCCTTTTTGTTGGAAGCCAAAACGACTTGAGACATTATGGCCGGTACCGGACCAGGGCCATGTCATAATCACTGCCGTTAAAGATATCTCCGGCCGCAACGATCCTTCCGTCCGACTGGATCGCGACGGCAACGGCGTAATCGTCGTCTCCGGAGGCCACATCGGTTGTCACGATCCCGCCGGCCCCGAAGCTCGTGTCCTGGCTTCCGTCGGGATTGTAACGCACCAGTGCAAAGTTCGCCATATTCGTGTTTAAATTATTGGAATACCCTCCCGCAACGATCTTTCCGTCCGACTGGATCGCCAGGGCGTACGCATCATCGTTCTGGCCGGCGGTTACGTCGGTTTTTACGATTCCACCGCTGCCGAAGCTCGTGTCAAGGCTGCCGTTTGCATTATAACGTACCAATGCAAAGTCATCGTTCGCGCCGTTGAAGGTCGGCCCTCCAACCACGATCTTGCCATCCGGCTGAATCGAGAGGGCCAAGGCGAAATCTCCCTCACCGATCGTCACATCGGTGGTAACGACTCCTCCGGCCCCAAAGCTCGTATCCAGGGTGCCGTCGGAATTGTATCGAACCAGCGCAAAGTCAAATAGCGAGACATTAGCGGTGGGACCCGCTACAACGATTTTTCCGTCCGCCTGGATTCCTACTGCAAAGGCCGAATCGTCCTGGCCGGTCGGCACATCCGTGGTAACGATGCCGTTTGTCCCGAAACCCGCATCCGGGCTGCCGTCGGTATTATACCGCACCAGTGCAAAATCATTATCCGCGCCGTTAAATGCAGATCCGGCCGCAAGGATCTTTCCATCCGACTGGATCGCGACGGCGTAGGCGAAATCATCCTTCCCCGTCATTGTTACATCCGTGGTAACGATGCCGTTGGTCCCGAAACCCGCATCCGGGCTGCCGTCGGTATTATACCGCACCAGTGCAAAATCATTATCCGCGCCGTTCGATGCAGGTCCGGCCGCAATGATCTTTCCATCCGACTGGATCGCGACGGCGTAGGCGAAATCATCCTTCCCCGTTGTCGTTACATCCGTGGTAACGATTCCGCCGTTTCCGAAGCCCGTATCCAGGCTGCCGTCGGGTTTATACCGCGTCAGTGCAAAGTCGTAATCACCATTGCCGTTCAATGTATCCCCGGCCGCAAGGATCTTTCCGTCGGACTGGACCGCAACGGCATTGGCGTCGTCGTCCTGGTTGGCGGTAATACCGGTTTTAACGATTCCGCCCGTGCCGAAACTCGTGTCGAGGCTGCCGCTCCGCGGAGGGCCCGAAGAGCTTCCACCGCCACCGCCTCCACCCCCGCACCCGGATTGGGAAGTCGTCAATAAAATCAACAAGGCAATAAAACTGAAGAACCTGAGACGTAGCATCACGGTCTCTCCATCGGTCGAATTGATTGAACCGGATTTCCTTGCCTGAATATTACCGTTTGAACTTCTCAGGATATGAATGAAGCGGAATTGAATAACTATTCCCTGTTTAACAAACCTCGGCGGTATTGTCAAGGGAAAAGATCGCATGGGTCGGCAACAAGCGATACATCCTGTTTGTATCAAAAATATTGGGATGATTTCCCGGGGAACCCCCGGCGGGCCGTGGACCCTTCCGGCCGTCGCCTTTCTTGACAGAGGATGACCATTTCAGTAGAATGAGTTACCGTGTCTGCTAATTTTTCAACCGGTTTGGTCCGCCCGGGCCGTTCGACGCCCGACTCCCCGTCCCAGCCGATTTCATGGATCACGGCCGACGAGTTTTTCAAAAGCGATGCCCTGCTCCGGATGGATCCCGTACTGCGAATGCTGTTGATGTCGGACGGGAGCACCACGGCGCTGCTTCAGGCCCTGTGGCTGAGCCCGATCCGGGTCGAGGTCATCCTCCAGAAGGAGCTCCCCCTGAATCCGCCTACCGCCGCTTTCCTCGGGGCCGTTCCAGGGGCGGATGCGCTGACCCGCGAAGCGTGGCTGACGGCGGACGGCCGGCGGCTGGTTTATGCTTCCTCGGTGATACTGATTGAAGCCCTTCCCCGTCCGCTGCTCCGGGCCGTGTCCGGTCGTCAAAAACCGCTCGGCCTGCTCTTCCAGGAAACGGGACAAGCGGTGCTTCGGGATAGACTTCAGATCGCCCCCGTACCGGACGCCGCCGCGATAGGGACGCGGGGCCGGACGGGCGGGCCGTTTTGGATGCGCCGGTATCGAATGAGCCTGGGAACCCGACCGGGCCCGAGGCCCGTCGCCTCAATTCAAGAACAGTTCATCGGCGCTCCGTTTCTCCCGTGAAAACAATGCCCGCCGTCTTGAAAAATAAATTTTGGGCCATGCTGGACCTGATCCGTTTCAAGAAACCCTACGGGACCCTTCTCCTCCTTGCGCCGACCCTCTGGTCCCTCGTCGTCGCGGCCGGAGGTGCTCCCCCGTGGAAGCTCCTGGCGATTTTTGTGATCGGCACTTTCCTGATGCGAAGCGCCGGCTGCGTCATCAACGACATCGCCGACCGGGAATTCGATGCCCATGTGGAGAGGACCCGCAACCGTCCCCTTCCCTCCGGACGATTGACGGTCCCCGAGGCGGCCCTGATCTTCGGCCTGCTGCTGGCGGGTTCCCTCGTCTTGGTTTTCCAACTCAACCGGTCGGCACGGATCTTAAGTCTGGTCGGGGCCGGGCTGGCGGTTCTTTACCCCTTTTCGAAACGATTTACCTCGGTGCCCCAGCTGGTCATGGCCGTCGCATTCGGCTGGGGATCGGTCATGGCCTGGGCCGCCGTCCGGAATTCCCTTGAAACCCCGCTGATCATGATTTTCCTGGCCAACCTCTGCTGGGCCACGGCGTACGATACGATCTACGCCCTCATGGACCGGGAGGATGACCTGCGAATCGGCGTGAAGTCTTCCGCCATCTTTTTTGACCGGTATACCTGGGTCGCCGTGGGGTTTTTGTTCGGGCTCTCCTCCTTCTTTTTCGTCCTCCTGGGGTTGACCGCGCACCTCGGAATCGTCTATTACCTGTCGATCGCCGCGGCCACGGGATGGTTTTTCGTCCAGGTCTGGACGATCCGGCACCCGTTGAACCGGCAGATCGCCTTTTCCATGTTCAAGTCCAACGTCGGCGTCGGGCTTCTCGTCCTTCTCGGCCTCGTGCTCGATTACCGTTTTTAAATGGACCCCGGATGCGACCCATGAACAAGCGTTTGATGAAATGGACGATCGGAATGACGATCGTCGCGACCGGCGTCGTCCTCCTCCAATTGAACGGCCACGGCCGGACCCTGCCCGCCCGACAGGAATCCGTGGGGATCTACCCAGCGAGC from Nitrospiria bacterium encodes:
- a CDS encoding 3-hydroxyacyl-CoA dehydrogenase family protein — translated: MNIKKAAVIGAGTMGAQIAQVISHAGIPVTLVDVQEDSVNRGLETIRKIYQARVDKGRMKAAEAEQKKALVVGASNYDGLRDADIVIEAVFEEADVKRKVFTALDAACPPRTVLASNTSSLSISAIATVTRRPNQVVGMHFFNPVYAMKLVEVIPGLDTSPEIVQAVVGLSERLGKTPIRVRECPGFVVNRLLMPYLNEAALA
- a CDS encoding long-chain fatty acid--CoA ligase — encoded protein: MQKLWLKSYEQGVPASINYPNIPLQQLLFETVRRFPKRPALSYYGRTITYEQLDLLSNQLANGLIELGVQKGDRVSIMLPNVPQCVIAYFGALKAGAVVVQTNPLYVERELEHQLNDSGAETIIALDLFYERISRIQHRVPLKRIILTGPGDFLPPLLRLFYPIKAMKEGQRVRVPSKPPVYNFRKILKRSEAVQPIVPVKPEDTALLQYTGGTTGVPKGVMLSHNNLVANTVQCRHWMPTLRDGEEVFLGVVPFFHVYGLSTCMNLGLLTGSCIVLLPRFKTEDVLNTIVRHQVTIFMGVQAMYVAINNYSRINKFDLSSIRICISGAGPLHVEVQERFEELTGGKLVEGYGLSEASPVTHCTPINGRRKKGSIGLPFPDTDCKILDKETGLREMAMGEIGELVVRGPQVMQGYWNKDDETKQVLRDEWLFTGDMVRMDEDGYFYIVDRKKDMIKTRGENVYPREVEEVLFRHPKVKEAVVVGIPDTFSVEAIKAYIVLKEHEHATEPEILDYCRKELAKFKVPRWIEFRKELPKTMVGKVLRRILLEEELKKAG
- the ubiA gene encoding 4-hydroxybenzoate octaprenyltransferase, which codes for MKNKFWAMLDLIRFKKPYGTLLLLAPTLWSLVVAAGGAPPWKLLAIFVIGTFLMRSAGCVINDIADREFDAHVERTRNRPLPSGRLTVPEAALIFGLLLAGSLVLVFQLNRSARILSLVGAGLAVLYPFSKRFTSVPQLVMAVAFGWGSVMAWAAVRNSLETPLIMIFLANLCWATAYDTIYALMDREDDLRIGVKSSAIFFDRYTWVAVGFLFGLSSFFFVLLGLTAHLGIVYYLSIAAATGWFFVQVWTIRHPLNRQIAFSMFKSNVGVGLLVLLGLVLDYRF
- a CDS encoding delta-60 repeat domain-containing protein, with product MLRLRFFSFIALLILLTTSQSGCGGGGGGGGSSSGPPRSGSLDTSFGTGGIVKTGITANQDDDANAVAVQSDGKILAAGDTLNGNGDYDFALTRYKPDGSLDTGFGNGGIVTTDVTTTGKDDFAYAVAIQSDGKIIAAGPASNGADNDFALVRYNTDGSPDAGFGTNGIVTTDVTMTGKDDFAYAVAIQSDGKILAAGSAFNGADNDFALVRYNTDGSPDAGFGTNGIVTTDVPTGQDDSAFAVGIQADGKIVVAGPTANVSLFDFALVRYNSDGTLDTSFGAGGVVTTDVTIGEGDFALALSIQPDGKIVVGGPTFNGANDDFALVRYNANGSLDTSFGSGGIVKTDVTAGQNDDAYALAIQSDGKIVAGGYSNNLNTNMANFALVRYNPDGSQDTSFGAGGIVTTDVASGDDDYAVAVAIQSDGRIVAAGDIFNGSDYDMALVRYRP
- a CDS encoding SUMF1/EgtB/PvdO family nonheme iron enzyme; translated protein: MVRVPDGLYLIGTDEVQLETEAEEAGITKPWVLDATPAHRVHLSSFLIDRYEVTNGEYFRFVTAESFPVLPQWPGGRPRPDQERLPVTYVDWDEAGAYCRWLGKRLPTEAEWEAAARGPEGWIYPWGYFFDPRRANVGGLQSGPTPVGSYPRGQSPFGAYDMIGNVWEWTADWYKPYPDNTYVSDDFGEKYRVARGNSWAGLGHFSGKVLEQVEAVEARATYRLYFPPKIALEDLGFRCAKDAAKAN
- a CDS encoding thiolase family protein, with the protein product MKDVVIVDGVRTPIGNFGGKIKDVTNQELGRQVVQGLLHRTRLAPDLIEEVIFGCVLQNSDATNLARVVSLMAGLPIPIPAYTVQRNCSSGLQSVVNAFQNIQCGDADVQIAGGIENMSLAPYISRNMRWGKRLRHGEFIDSVWEGLTDGFCGQVMGQTAENLAEEFKITREEQDAYALESHRRAVQAVQDDRFKDEILPVTAARAGSRNRTAPPVFAHDEAPDPELDKTQLAQHPPIFKEGGTVTAGNACPLNDGAAALLVMSAEKARELGYEPLGYVRSYAFVGVEPQRMGIGPAMAIPKAVERAGAKRSRLHLRDIQLFEINEAFAAQYLAVERVLKLNREIVNVNGGAIALGHPVGMTGARLILTVLREMKRRELSLGVASMCVGGGMGAAMVLERK
- a CDS encoding cytochrome c is translated as MKYGLASLVLLGLLITGSYVVYAGTEADPCKNRVPADQEAAVKAEKNPYIGKADAVAEGKTIFEGKGTCFTCHGVSGKGDGDAGKALEPSPRNFTNPKFNACVTDGEMLYIIRNGSPGTAMIPAVQTGILTDDEAKKVQAYERTFNGK
- a CDS encoding N-glycosylase/DNA lyase yields the protein MRKRRRKGKLNPTRKKTVARPSPAATLEALKDDYRWKRGEVQSRLNEFQQIFKKGDAAIFKELCFCIAAANSSAEMGMKTVDAIQDIVLEADLATLQDRLRHGFRYKRKRPSYIVHTRDYLKKEHDFKLGRLLQSFSDPDARRDFLVFNRDIKGIGFKEASHFLRNIGYRGYAILDKHILNCLAELGVIRRNRKPLNPRRYRRIERKMRAFADRIGIDMDELDLLLWSRKTGKILK
- a CDS encoding chorismate pyruvate-lyase family protein; amino-acid sequence: MSANFSTGLVRPGRSTPDSPSQPISWITADEFFKSDALLRMDPVLRMLLMSDGSTTALLQALWLSPIRVEVILQKELPLNPPTAAFLGAVPGADALTREAWLTADGRRLVYASSVILIEALPRPLLRAVSGRQKPLGLLFQETGQAVLRDRLQIAPVPDAAAIGTRGRTGGPFWMRRYRMSLGTRPGPRPVASIQEQFIGAPFLP